One Thermoplasmata archaeon genomic window, CGCGCTCTGCCGACACGTCGAGCTCGACGCCGACGTGGTCATCACCGTGGACCTGCACTCGAGCGCGACGCTCCACCAGTTCACGAAGCCTGCCTTCGAGGCCAGCGGCATCCCCGCGATCGCGCGCCTGTTGCGCGAGCGGCCGGTCGACCTATTGGTCTCTCCCGACCGGGGCGGGATCGATCGGGTGCGACGGATGGCCCAGATCCTGGACAAGCCGTGGCTCGCTCTGGAAAAAAAGCGCATCGACAGCGAGCACGTCGAGCTCTCCCTGCCCGGCGAGATCCCCGTGCCCCTCGGTGGGAAGCAGGTCGTGATCGTCGACGATGTGATCACGACAGGCGGGACGATCGTCGAGGCGGCGAAGCTGCTCAAGCGGCGCCAGGTCGCCGCCATCAGCGCCGCGTGCACCCACGGCCTCTTCCTGCGCGACGCGTTCGAGCGGATCAAGGCCGTGACGGACGACGTCTACTCGACCGACACGCTCGGCAACCCCGCCGAGAAGGCGTCGGTCGCTCCGGACATCGCTCAGATCCTGCTGCGGGAATCCGGCGGCTGAGCGGGCGGAGATCACATGGACGCTCCGCGAGCGACCCGCGGCGCTCCGGCGGAGGAGCTCCTGGAGCTCGTCCAGCTCGTGCGCCGCGAGCTGATCGTGCTCGAAGAGGGTCCGACGGGGGCGTGGGTCGAGGAGACCGCGCGCGACCTGCGCTCGGGCGCGAAGACCGGGCTCTACGTTCCGATCGCGGCCGGCGGAGGCCTCGCCTTTCGCTCCGACCGCGGCGGGGCCTCGTTCGCGCACGTGCACGTGGGCCCCGGCGCCGGGGCGCCGGAACGCGCGGAGGCGCTCGCCAGAGCGCTGATCGAGGGACTGCCGGCCGAGATCCGATCCGTGAGCCTCGGCTTCACCGGCCTCACGACCGACGACGAGGCGCCGATGCTGGTGCGGCTCGCCGGGCGCCCGGGCTCGACCGTGATCCGCCGATTTGCCATGGAGCGGAGTCTCGGGCCGACCGACGCGACACCCCTCCCGCCGGTCCCCGACGCGCTGCGGATGCTCCCGGCACGCGACGTGACGGTGGACGCCCTCGCCGACCTCGACCGACGGGCGTTCGAAGGCACGACCGACGAACTCCTCATCGGCTCGGAGCCCCTCTCCTACCGACGCGTCATCGAGGCGATCCTGGCCGGTGAGGTCGGCCGCTTTCTCGACGAGGCCTCGACCGCGCTCTACCGATCCGACCCGCCGCGCCTGCTCGGTGCGCTGCTCACCTGCGAGAAATCGCCGCGACACGCCTCGTTCCTCGACTTCATGGTCGAGCCGCATGCTCGACGTCGAGGCTACGGCCGGTATCTCTTGCATTGGGGCTTCCGCGCGCTCTGGGCGCTCGGCTACGAGCGGGTGCGGCTCTGGGTCAGCGAGAGCAACGTCGCCGCCCGGGGGTTGTACGACGCCGAGGGGTTTCGCGTGACCCACGAGACGACGATCTATCGCTGGGACCGACCGTCGGGGGCCGCACAGGCGCAGCCCGGTGCGTAGGGGCAGGTGCGGAACATCCAGTCCGGGCAGGGGAGCAGCCCCTGGGGCGAACGGGAGGCCAGCGCGTTCCCGAGCGAACGAAGTCGCTGCCGCCAGGTCCGAGCAAAGAGCGTCGGGACGGAGAACCGGACATCGGCGACCCGCAACTGCTCGGACGGGGAGGCGGCCCGTTCCCAGCCGAGGACGAGCCGACCGTGCGCTCGGCCGGTCGCGACCGCCCGCCATCCGAGCTCGAGTACGTACTGCGGTTGCTGATCGAGCAGCGACCGGATCTGGGGCGGATCCCCGCCGCGCAGGCTCCGCAGCAGGAACGGGTCCCCGCGGAATCCGAGCCCCAGCTCGGCAGGTTCGTCCGTGCGGGAGGGGACCAGCGACACCTCCCCTGGGGGACCGGACTCTAGCGCGCTGCGGAGGCGCTCGTACAGGTCCGGCGGCCGGCTCGGGTCCGGCCGGAACGGGACCATCGGCTCGGCAGCCACGGTGCGTTCGAAGTAGGCGCGCCTCGGGTAGAGGAGATCTCGAAAGCGAGCCACGAGCGGCCCCGACGCCGGAGGCGCCGCGCGGACCCGCTTCCCCCACGCCGCGCTGTCCTCGGGCGGTTCGGCGAGGACTCGGGCTCCGCCCTGCAGCGCGCCGGAGGCCTCCGGCTCCGTTCCCCGGCAGTCGCACACGTCGGCGTCCCGGAACTCGCAGCCCCGGTCGAACCACCGACATCGAGGAAGGCCACTCGGGCTTCGAACGCGCCAGGCGGTCCGGATCGCCGACACGCGCTGGGCCACCTCCCGCCACGTGGTCCCGAGGTCCGGAAACTCGACGTCGACCAAGGCGAAGTGGACGTCCGCGCCGGGATCGCCGTCCACGAGCAGGAGCCGACCCCGGGGCCGGCCCGCGAGCGCGGCGTAGACCGCCAGCTGTTCGATCTGCTCGGGTCGCTCCGTGGGCAGCTGCTCGCGCGCGACCGCCGCCCCGCTCGTCTTGATCTCGACGGGCAGCTGAGCGAGCAGGTCGATGCGGCCGACCACACCCGAGCGGCGGACCCGGGCCTCGAGCTCCCCCTCCGTAGCCAGCGCGAGGCCGATGCGTCGGTGCCAGGCCTTCCCGCGCTCGAGCCGCTCGGCACGCTCCGGCGAGGTCAGCACGGGAGAGATAGCGCGCCAGTAGGCGATCCGAGGCGCGATCAGCTCGGTGACCGAGACATCCCGCGGCGCTCCCGGCGGCGGCATCCGCGCGAGCAGGACGCCGGTCAGCCCGGGGTCCTCCCGGACCTCGACGCCCCGTCGCCAGTCCGGTTCGGACTCGGCTTCCGCGTCCGGCACGCGCCGTGCATCGTCCCAGGGTATACGAGGCCGCCCGTTCGTGCCGGCCGACTTTTAGCGGTCGGCGGCCATCGCCACGCGCGTGACCGAGGCCACCCGCCGACCGCTGATCATCGGGAGCGGGATCGCGGGCCTCTACGTGGCCCTGCGGTGCCACGAGCTTGGCCTGCGCCCGACCATCGTGACGAAGGCGCGGCTCGAGGAATCGAACACCCGATACGCCCAGGGTGGGATCGCGGCGGCGATCGGCCCGGACGACTCTCCGCGTCTCCACCTCGAGGACACGCTGCGGGCGGGCGCCGAGCTCGTCGACCGCCCCGCCGCCCGCATCCTCACGAGCGAGGCGCCCGCGCGGATCGCGGACCTGGTGCGCTACGGGGTGCCGTTCGATACCGTCGAGGGCCGCATCGCCCTGGGACGGGAGGCCGCCCACTCCCGGAACCGAACGCTCCATGCGGGCGGGGACGCGACCGGCCTGTCGATCGAGGAGGCGCTCAAGCGCCGGGTCGTCTCGGCCGGCATCGAGGCGCGCGAGCGGACCGTCCTGCGCGCGCTGCGCCCGGGCTCCCGCGACGGACCGGTCGCGGTCCTCTCGGACGCCGACGGGCGAGCGCTCGAGTTCGGAACGCCGGCGCCCGTGGTGCTCGCCACCGGCGGTGCGGGGAGCCTCTTTCGGCAGAGCTCCAACCCCTCGATCGCGACCGGCGAGGGGGTCGCGATCGCGTTCCGCGCGGGCGCACTGCTGACGGACATGGAGTTCGTCCAGTTCCACCCCACGGCGTTCTACCGGGCGGGGGCTCCCCGCTTCCTGATCACCGAGGCGCTCCGCGGAGAGGGCGCCGTCCTGCGCAACGAGGCCGGGGACCGGTTCATGGTGGCCGTCCACCCCGACGCGGAGCTGGCCCCCCGGGACATCGTGGCCCGGGCGATCGATCGCGAGATCCAACGCAGCGGGCACCCGTCGGTCTACCTCGACGCGACCGCCCTGCCCCGGGATCTGCTCTTCGCCCGGTTCCCGTCGGTCTGCCACTTCCTCGCCACCTACGGTCTCGACCCGTCCCGCGACATGGTGCCGGTGGGGCCGGTGGCGCACTACATGATCGGGGGCGTGGCGACGGACCTGGACGGACGGTCCTCTCTGCCCGGCCTCTACGCGTGCGGCGAAGTGGCGTCGACGGGTGTCCATGGCGCGAACCGGCTGGCCGGGAACTCGCTGCTCGAGGGGCTCGTCTTCGGCGAGCGGGTCGCGCGCCAATTGCTCCACCCGGCGGGTGGTGGCCCGAACCCGCCCCCACGCGTGATCGAGCTTGCGCTGCCCGCCGGGGCGGGCCAGCCCGAGGAGCCGGCAGAGTTCGAGACCGTGCGGGGCCTCCTGTGGGATGACGTCGGGATCGTGCGCTCGGGAGCCGGGCTCACGTCGGCGCGGGACCGCTTCGTGGACTTGGTCGAGCGGACCGGCCCCGCGGCGGCCGACGCGCCACCCGGACCGGTGGCGAACGCCGCGCTGACCGCGCTGCTCATCGCCCGGTCCGCGCTGCTGAGGACCGAGAGCCGCGGGGCCCACTACCGCTCCGACTGGCCCCGTCCGCGCGCCGCCTGGCGGCTTCACGTCGGGCTGCGCCGCGCGCGTGGCACGACCCGCGCGCGGGTGCGTTCGGACAATCGTTAAGCTCGCGGCGGAGTCGCCCCATCATGGACCTCGCGCTGTCCGACGAGGAGCGCGAGCTGCGGGACGCGACCCGCCGATTCGTCCGACGCGAGGTGTTGCCGATCGCGGACCGGATGGACCGGGAGGACTACTTTCCGCGCGATCTCTTCCGGCGGCTGGGCGAGGAGGGATTCCTCGGCATCACGATCCCGACCGAC contains:
- the prs gene encoding ribose-phosphate diphosphokinase; the protein is MHVIGGTASTALAERISRELSNAPFAIPFTKRFPDGELYVRVGGRLEGEDVVVVQSTRTDQDLVELLLLEDAVREAGARRVFVVVPYFGYARQDRRFFPGEAVSARALCRHVELDADVVITVDLHSSATLHQFTKPAFEASGIPAIARLLRERPVDLLVSPDRGGIDRVRRMAQILDKPWLALEKKRIDSEHVELSLPGEIPVPLGGKQVVIVDDVITTGGTIVEAAKLLKRRQVAAISAACTHGLFLRDAFERIKAVTDDVYSTDTLGNPAEKASVAPDIAQILLRESGG
- a CDS encoding GNAT family N-acetyltransferase, which gives rise to MDAPRATRGAPAEELLELVQLVRRELIVLEEGPTGAWVEETARDLRSGAKTGLYVPIAAGGGLAFRSDRGGASFAHVHVGPGAGAPERAEALARALIEGLPAEIRSVSLGFTGLTTDDEAPMLVRLAGRPGSTVIRRFAMERSLGPTDATPLPPVPDALRMLPARDVTVDALADLDRRAFEGTTDELLIGSEPLSYRRVIEAILAGEVGRFLDEASTALYRSDPPRLLGALLTCEKSPRHASFLDFMVEPHARRRGYGRYLLHWGFRALWALGYERVRLWVSESNVAARGLYDAEGFRVTHETTIYRWDRPSGAAQAQPGA
- the nadB gene encoding L-aspartate oxidase, with protein sequence MTEATRRPLIIGSGIAGLYVALRCHELGLRPTIVTKARLEESNTRYAQGGIAAAIGPDDSPRLHLEDTLRAGAELVDRPAARILTSEAPARIADLVRYGVPFDTVEGRIALGREAAHSRNRTLHAGGDATGLSIEEALKRRVVSAGIEARERTVLRALRPGSRDGPVAVLSDADGRALEFGTPAPVVLATGGAGSLFRQSSNPSIATGEGVAIAFRAGALLTDMEFVQFHPTAFYRAGAPRFLITEALRGEGAVLRNEAGDRFMVAVHPDAELAPRDIVARAIDREIQRSGHPSVYLDATALPRDLLFARFPSVCHFLATYGLDPSRDMVPVGPVAHYMIGGVATDLDGRSSLPGLYACGEVASTGVHGANRLAGNSLLEGLVFGERVARQLLHPAGGGPNPPPRVIELALPAGAGQPEEPAEFETVRGLLWDDVGIVRSGAGLTSARDRFVDLVERTGPAAADAPPGPVANAALTALLIARSALLRTESRGAHYRSDWPRPRAAWRLHVGLRRARGTTRARVRSDNR